A single Epinephelus fuscoguttatus linkage group LG13, E.fuscoguttatus.final_Chr_v1 DNA region contains:
- the LOC125899576 gene encoding bromodomain adjacent to zinc finger domain protein 2B-like isoform X5 — protein MEFGERLASPSSAPSSLHMASSSASSSPAPPQTPSTKSSPAPSPAGSSPLTTCGHPIQVTGDERLNMSGSSNGFPLVSRPAFGLYTSSSGRSEFGGLGSLGLSALAAHSQFGTFPDWWRPSEAHSRGAAAFFPPLLGLHPAFASTFKSHDPIHLSRTSVSVGVIGTVNGRSASSPTGNCAVNTSSFPTKGSMEKIKNNSSRIQKNSQDLGKLHQKIIQKTKEKRSNKRPLEISSMSGSQSGSLSDSSSDGEESSSDPDDMEEEGEDEEDNDEDEDDQSNDSEDSDSEKESRVERKVKRLTQNTSESKKKRPCTADGNTTPDSHRETLTSPHRLQSSSRPAGLSQSTALFLQSSRIAEEKGQQHISVIQATGLAAGNSPLAPSHREASPLRSRSSPNPVSFSNTPKHSYPSTSQKHFSHSSSPKHGSVSSSPKTHPLCSPAKPLPLCSSPKPVSLSFSPRPPTPSASQKPPHKPKFLMPSLKHTQLADGMKESSGNPSDERLLHLNSFKLKQSLHSKNSVKQAFSLRPKNQNWHKSHKNSASSSSQTQHKHSSDTLSSHLLSLPHSDDTNLFLSHHLNGAIHSAVQDAPLALITKPRSQSSTPSSKPLLVATSPPCPMPINLSTGTKDMSDSSASPLKSSASSSLAHRPRKTKTPKSLHLVKSLSKPSSSCPPVDLVRGSESDIHSSKDSDDSLGDDLDDDDEDNEDDIDGEDSGSSLSESESNLDSDSDGSEDDMKERSETAADSDAERTPLKRTKAPLSSHKSTLNLSANCSLLNLQIVKPPSLSSGLLTSTTVTSSGAAGNHSTLSPSFTFATLPGPGKRRRVTDERVLRLPLEFGWRRETRIRTVAGRLQGEVAYFAPCGKKLRQYPDVMKYLLRNGITEISRDNFSFSTKIKVGDFYEAREGPEGLQWVLLAEEEIAPSIIAMDGRRSRCTQSERQPIGDGNGSRQWKSHPLSIGENSFQDVGDAKLLRKLEAQEIARQAAQIKMMRKLEKQAMAQAAKEARKQQAIMAAEERRKKREQMKILKQQEKIKRIQQIRMEKELRAQQILEAKRKKKEEAANAKILEAEKRNKEKEMRRLQAVILKHQELERHRLDMVWERERRRQHMMLMKAVEARKKAEEKERLKKEKKDEKRLNKERKLELRRLELEKAKELKKPNEDMCLADHKPLPELSRIPGLVLPGSTFSDCLMVLQFLRSFGKVLRLDINPNMLSLSDLQEGLLNTGDSMGKVQDLLVSMLSAAVCDPGIPAGHKNKTALGDHLTNVGINRDNVSEILQIYMEAHCEQTEVAALALSLRTKAFQAHSPSQKASMLAFLVNELCCSKAVISEIDKNIDHMTNLRKDKWVVEGKLRKLRSIHAKKTGKRDSSVGGEDSHTFVIPTARNKGKRKDGDSEEEEDEDDDSEDQGDDDDDEEEESGGKKGKKAEICEEEDDSVHSASMEELEKQIEKTYKQQIQIRQKLFDSSHSLRSMTIGQDRYKRRYWVLPHCSGIFVEGMESSEGHEEVEKEKKRKRTAQVIRVKEEQQEEAKTPVVSSPAQSTDGDTTTPESQQDKDSLNLFLQKPGSFSKLSKLLEVAKMAQDSDINSHNSHSAKVPTTHPSCPASQTATNQQGLIDKSDTSVPSLLSAPQLRSSPWITCGSQSVLHEDQLSKILMEKSNQWFSLLPRSPCDESSFTSGSSPPASSSPLQTISTKSPSSLSPNPRASASSSAPAGINNLQPSVLQQVKSGIHQSRLTRCDVSGAAPSPSLPSSGASLLPVLDLASQHAEDDASRAISLANNNSVNKSETPEPLSDKPDCASFPAVEVAKTQDYPSPQPIPEEMLCGWWRVADTEELHSLVKALHGRGIREKALQKQIQKHMEYTTQLCANSKDAFDVSELEKQEMSEETVESWCVEEQAMEVDISLLQRVEALERKVISASLQVKGWMHPEPQSEREDLVYHEHKLSFSPAPEKKGQRETSQEELSGTVVRRPDNPLDIAVIRLAELERNIERSSEEEVAPGMRMWRKALGEVRSSAQLSLCIQQLQKSIAWERSIMKVHCQLCQKGDNEELLLLCDGCDKGCHTYCHKPKITTVPDGDWYCPTCVAKSGQSPRSRKQQSRTAGGGKKGSEVKRNSKPSVVGELIKEEAASSTSVPKKGTKEFKKRKGDDSPPSAQAGHDSPVSCGKKAKTAKDNNTNALAMCRVLLAELEAHQDAWPFLMPVNQKAVPGYRKVIKKPMDFSTIREKLTNNQYLNLESFIVDVNLVFDNCEKFNEDDSEIGRAGHSMRRFFDKRWTELLE, from the exons ATGGAGTTTGGCGAGCGGCTGGCCTCCCCATCCTCGGCCCCGTCCTCCCTTCACATGGCCTCCTCTTCAGCCAGCTCCTCTCCTGCTCCACCCCAGACACCCTCCACAAAAAGCAGCCCGGCCCCTAGCCCTGCGGGCAGCTCCCCTCTCACCACCTGTG GCCATCCAATCCAGGTAACAGGAGATGAACGTTTAAATATGTCTGGCAGCTCCAATGGTTTTCCTTTGGTCAGCCGTCCAGCCTTTGGGCTCTACACGTCAAGTTCAGGCCGCTCTGAGTTCGGAGGCCTAGGAAGTCTGGGTCTGTCTGCATTGGCTGCTCACTCCCAGTTTGGTACATTTCCAG ACTGGTGGCGGCCATCTGAGGCACATTCCAGAGGAGCGGCAGCCTTCTTCCCTCCACTTCTGGGTCTGCATCCTGCATTTGCGTCAACCTTCAAAAGCCACGATCCCATTCACTTGTCGCGTacctcag TTTCTGTAGGCGTAATTGGGACAGTGAATGGTAGGAGTGCTTCTTCACCTACTGGGAACTGTGCTGTGAACACCAGTTCATTTCCAACAAAGGGAAGCatggagaaaattaaaaacaacagtagTCGGATTCAAAAGAACAGCCAGGACCTGGGCAAACTTCACCAGAAGATCattcagaaaacaaaagaaaag aGATCCAACAAAAGACCACTAGAGATCTCCAGCATGAGTGGCAGCCAATCAGGATCATTGTCAGATAGCTCCAGTGATGGCGAGGAGAGCAGCAGTGATCCTGAtgacatggaggaggagggagaggacgaggaggacaatgatgaagatgaggatgatCAGAGCAATGATAGTGAGGACTCTGATTCAGAAAAAGAGAGTCGAGTGGAAAGGAAAGTCAAG CGGCTGACACAGAACACTTCTGAGAGTAAAAAGAAGAGACCTTGCACTGCCGATGGAAATACAACGCCAGACAGCCATCGGGAGACTTTGACTTCCCCGCACCGCCTGCAGTCCTCTTCTCGTCCTGCTGGCCTGTCACAGTCCACAGCGCTCTTCCTCCAGAGCTCCAGGATTGCAGAGGAGAAAGGCCAGCAGCACATCAGTGTCATCCAGGCCACAGGGTTGGCAGCCGGCAACAGTCCCCTAGCACCGTCCCACAGGGAGGCCTCTCCTCTGCGCTCCAGGTCCTCACCCAACCCTGTCTCCTTCTCCAACACACCGAAGCACTCATATCCTTCCACCTCACAAAAGCACTTCTCTCATTCGTCCTCACCGAAGCATggctctgtctcctcctctccaaaaactCACCCTCTCTGTTCCCCTGCAAAGCCCCTGCCTCTGTGTTCCTCACCCAAGcctgtctccctctccttttcacCCAGACCACCAACACCGTCAGCCTCACAAAAGCCTCCACATAAACCTAAATTCCTGATGCCCTCTCTGAAGCACACCCAGCTGGCTGATGGCATGAAGGAGAGCAGTGGAAACCCTTCTGATGAAAGATTGTTACACTTGAacagttttaaattaaaacag TCCCTCCACTCCAAGAACTCTGTGAAGCAAGCGTTCTCCCTGCGACCTAAGAACCAGAACTGGCATAAAAGTCACAAAAACTCAGCATCCTCATCATCGCAGACACAGCATAAACATTCATCAGATACCTTGAGCAGTCATTTACTGTCTCTCCCACACAGCGATGACACCAATCTGTTCTTGAGCCATCACCTTAATGGAGCGATCCACAGCGCAGTTCAGGATGCCCCTTTGGCTCTCATCACCAAGCCCCGCAGCCAGAGCAGCACCCCCAGTAGCAAGCCCCTCCTGGTAGCCACCAGCCCTCCCTGTCCCATGCCCATCAACCTGAGCACTGGTACTAAGGACATGTCTGACAGCTCTGCTTCCCCACTTAAATCATCAGCCTCATCAAGTCTTGCTCACAGACCAAGAAAGACCAAGACTCCCAAGTCTCTGCATCTAGTGAAGAGCCTGTCTAAACCCAGCTCATCCTGTCCACCTGTGGACTTGGTCAGAGGCAGTGAGTCTGATATCCACAGCAGCAAAGACTCAGACGACTCTTTAGGAGATGACTTGGACGACGACGATGAAGACAATGAAGATGATATTGACGGTGAAGATTCTGGCAGTAGCCTGTCAG AGTCAGAGAGCAATCTGGATAGCGATTCTGATGGCTCCGAGGATGATATGAAGGAGCGCAgtgagacagcagcagacagcgaTGCAGAAAGGACTCCCCTGAAACGCACTAAAGCGCCCTTGTCTTCTCACAAGTCCACCTTGAACCTCTCAGCCAACTGCTCCCTGCTTAACCTGCAGATCGTCAAGCCTCCTAGTTTATCTAGTGGTCTGCTCACCTCCACCACAGTGACCAGTTCAGGGGCAGCGGGTAACCACAGCACCCTATCGCCATCCTTCACGTTTGCCACGCTGCCAG GAccagggaagaggaggagagtaACAGATGAGAGAGTTCTGCGGTTGCCTCTTGAGTTCGG GTGGCGGAGAGAGACCCGTATCAGGACTGTCGCAGGTCGTCTACAAGGAGAGGTGGCTTACTTTGCTCCATGTGGGAAGAAGCTGCGTCAGTACCCTGATGTAATGAAG TACTTACTGCGGAATGGAATAACTGAAATCTCACGGGATAACTTCAGCTTCAGTACGAAAATTAAAGTTGGTGACTTTTATGAAGCCAGAGAGGGACCAGAG GGTTTACAGTGGGTCCTGCTGGCAGAGGAGGAGATCGCTCCAAGTATCATAGCGATGGACGGGAGGCGCAGCAGGTGCACACAGTCTGAGCGGCAGCCAATAGGTGATGGGAATGGGTCCAGACAGTGGAAGTCTCATCCTCTTAGTATTGGTGAAAATAGCTTCCAAGATGTCGGTGATGCAAAGCTGCTACGCAAACTAGAGGCTCAAG AAATAGCTCGACAGGCAGCTCAGATCAAAATGATGAGGAAGCTCGAGAAGCAGGCCATGGCGCAAGCAGCCAAAGAGGCAAGGAAACAACAAG CAATAATGGCCGCAGAGGAGAGGCGGAAAAAGAGGGAGCAGATGAAGATTCTTAAACAGCAA GAGAAGATCAAGCGCATTCAGCAAATTCGTATGGAGAAAGAACTCCGTGCACAGCAAATTCTCGAG gcaaaaagaaagaagaaagaagaagcagCCAATGCCAAAATATTGGAGGCTGAGAAGCGAAATAAG GAGAAGGAGATGCGAAGACTGCAAGCTGTCATACTGAAGCACCAG GAGTTGGAGAGGCATAGACTAGATATGGTATGG GAGAGGGAAAGACGCAGGCAGCACATGATGCTCATGAAGGCTGTGGAGGCCCGTAAGAAGGCGGAG GAGAAGGAGCGTctaaagaaagagaagaaggatGAGAAACGGTTAAACAAGGAGAGGAAACTGGAGCTCAGAAGACTGGAGCTGGAAAAAGCAAAAGAGCTAAAGAAACCAAATGAAGACATGTGTTTAGCAGATCATAAG CCACTTCCAGAGTTGTCCCGCATCCCTGGTCTGGTCTTACCAGGGAGTACTTTCTCCGACTGCCTGATGGTGCTGCAGTTTCTGCGCAGCTTTGGGAAGGTCCTGAGGTTAGACATAAACCCAAACATGCTCAGTCTAAGTGACCTTCAGGAGGGGTTGCTCAACACTGGGGACAGTATGGGCAAGGTGCAGGACCTGCTGGTGAGCATGCTCTCCGCAGCTGTGTGTGATCCTGGCATACCTGCAGGTCACAAG AATAAAACTGCCTTGGGGGACCACCTGACCAATGTGGGGATCAACCGGGACAACGTGTCTGAGATCCTTCAGATCTACATGGAGGCTCACTGCGAGCAGACAGAGGTGGCTGCTCTGGCCCTCAGCCTCAGGACCAAGGCGTTTCAGGCCCACAGCCCGTCACAGAAGGCCTCCATGCTCGCGTTCCTGGTTAATGAGCTCTGCTGCAGTAAGGCTGTGATCAG TGAGATCGACAAAAACATAGATCACATGACCAACCTGAGGAAGGATAAGTGGGTCGTGGAGGGAAAACTTCGCAA aCTGAGGAGTATTCATGCCAAGAAGACCGGGAAGAGAGACAGCAGTGTGGGGGGAGAAGACAGCCACACATTTGTCATCCCCACTGCCAGAAACAAAGGCAAAAGGAAAGACGGggacagtgaggaggaggaggacgaggatgaCGACAGTGAAGACCAAGGAGACGACGACgatgatgaggaagaagaatCGGGGGGAAAGAAGGGGAAGAAAGCTGAGATATGTGAAGAGGAG GATGACAGTGTACACTCAGCCAgcatggaggagctggagaaacAGATCGAGAAAACATACAAG CAACAGATTCAGATCAGACAGAAGTTATTCGACTCGTCTCACTCTCTGCGCTCCATGACGATTGGACAGGATCGCTACAAGAGACGATACTGGGTCCTTCCGCACTGTAGTGGCATCTTTGTGGAGGGCATGGAAAGCAGTGAAG GTCATGAAGAggtggagaaagagaagaaaagaaagaggactGCCCAGGTGATCAGGGTAaaagaagagcagcaggaagAAGCAAAGACACCAGTGGTCTCCAGCCCAGCGCAGAGCACAGACGGTGATACAACCACACCGGAGAGCCAGCAGGACAAAGACAGTCTCAATCTCTTCCTCCAGAAACCCGGCTCCTTCTCCAAGCTCAGCAAACTCCTTGAAGTAGCCAAAATGGCTCAAGATTCAGACATCAATTCTCACAACAGTCACTCTGCTAAAGTCCCTACCACTCATCCCTCATGTCCCGCCTCTCAGACAGCCACTAATCAGCAGGGACTGATAGATAAATCGGATACTTCAGTGCCATCTCTGCTTAGTGCGCCACAGCTCAGAAGTAGTCCCTGGATTACCTGCGGCTCTCAGTCTGTCCTTCATGAGGACCAGCTCTCCAAAATACTGATGGAAAAGAGCAACCAGTGGTTTAGCCTCTTGCCTCGCTCTCCTTGTGATGAGTCCTCCTTCACCTCTGGCTCCAGCCCTccagcctcctcctctccacttcAGACCATCAGCACCAaatccccctcctccctctcccctaATCCCCGGGCTTCAGCCAGTTCCAGCGCTCCTGCTGGGATCAATAACCTGCAGCCGTCTGTCCTTCAG CAAGTCAAGTCTGGCATTCATCAAAGCAGGCTGACGAGGTGTGATGTGTCCGGCGCAGCACCAAGTCCCAGCCTGCCCTCCTCTGGTGCTTCTCTACTCCCCGTGTTGGATCTGGCCTCCCAGCATGCAGAGGATGATGCCAGCAGGGCCATCTCTCTGGCAAATAACAACTCTGTCAACAAGAGCGAGACCCCAGAGCCCCTGAGTGACAAGCCCGATTGTGCATCGTTCCCTGCTGTGGAAGTGGCCAAGACCCAGGACTACCCTAGTCCCCAGCCTATCCCCGAGG AGATGCTGTGTGGCTGGTGGAGGGTGGCAGACACGGAGGAGCTGCACAGTCTGGTCAAGGCCCTTCATGGCCGAGGCATCAGAGAGAAGGCCTTGCAGAAACAGATCCAGAAACATATGGAGTATACGACCCAGCTCTGTGCAAACAGCAAAGATG CGTTTGATGTGTCAGAGCTGGAGAAGCAGGAGATGAGCGAGGAGACAGTGGAGAGTTGGTGTGTTGAGGAGCAGGCCATGGAGGTGGACATCAGCCTGCTGCAGCGGGTCGAGGCTCTGGAGAGGAAAGTCATCTCTGCCAGCCTGCAGGTCAAG GGATGGATGCATCCCGAGCCCCAGTCAGAGAGGGAGGATCTGGTTTATCATGAGCACAAGCTCTCCTTTTCCCCCGCTCCAGAGAagaaaggacagagagaaaccAGCCAGGAGGAACTCTCTGGCACGGTGGTGCGGCGGCCCGACAATCCCCTTGATATAGCTGTCATCAGGCTGGCAGAGTTGGAGAGGAACATTGAGCGCAG CAGCGAGGAGGAGGTGGCACCTGGGATGAGGATGTGGCGTAAAGCCCTCGGTGAAGTCCGCAGTTCTGCTCAGCTGTCACTCTGCATTCAGCAGCTACAGAAATCCATTGCCTGGGAACGATCCATCATGAAAGTG CACTGCCAGCTCTGTCAGAAAGGGGATAATGAAGAACTGCTCTTACTCTGTGACGGCTGTGACAAAGGCTGCCACACTTACTGCCACAAACCCAAGATCACTACAGTACCTGACGGCGACTGGTATTGTCCCACCTGTGTAGCAAAG AGCGGACAATCCCCCCGGAGTAGGAAGCAACAGAGCCGAACAGCTGGAGGAGGGAAGAAAGGCAGCGAGGTAAAACGAAACAGTAAGCCATCTGTGGTAGGAGAGCTCATCAAAGAGGAGGCTGCCAGCAGCACCAGCGTGCCAAAGAAAGGTACCAAGGAGTTcaagaagaggaaaggagacGACAGCCCGCCCAGCGCCCAGGCCGGCCATGACAGCCCTGTCTCATGCGGGAAAAAAGCCAAGACAGCCAAAGACAACAACACAAATGCGCTCGCAATGTGCCG AGTGCTGCTGGCTGAGCTGGAGGCCCATCAGGACGCTTGGCCCTTCCTCATGCCTGTCAACCAGAAAGCCGTCCCTGGTTACAGGAAGGTCATCAAAAAACCCATGGACTTCTCCACCATCAGAGAAAAGCTCACCAACAACCA